A genomic window from Cutibacterium acnes includes:
- a CDS encoding DUF2505 domain-containing protein has product MDINSRAHFDATPDQVVAMMTDPAWWQDVHRRGGGTTSNAVVTGDSLSLDVAMPAPSQITTFVGSTLTAKQTLSWQPAGPNGSREGTLQIVPQGMPAKADGHASVRPDATGTEVIYTGTFTVSVPLVGKKLEKAAAPHITQAFNMQQDAGNDWLASH; this is encoded by the coding sequence ATGGACATCAATTCACGGGCCCATTTCGACGCAACCCCCGACCAAGTCGTCGCTATGATGACTGATCCGGCATGGTGGCAAGACGTCCACCGTCGTGGCGGTGGCACGACCAGCAACGCCGTCGTTACAGGGGATTCACTGAGTTTGGACGTAGCTATGCCAGCCCCCAGCCAGATCACCACGTTCGTCGGTTCGACTCTGACCGCCAAGCAGACGCTGTCGTGGCAACCGGCCGGCCCCAACGGATCACGCGAGGGTACCCTCCAGATCGTCCCTCAAGGCATGCCTGCGAAAGCGGATGGACACGCATCAGTGCGCCCCGACGCCACCGGAACTGAGGTTATCTATACCGGAACCTTCACAGTGTCGGTGCCTTTAGTTGGTAAGAAACTCGAAAAAGCCGCAGCTCCTCACATCACTCAGGCATTTAACATGCAACAGGATGCTGGCAACGACTGGTTGGCCTCTCACTGA
- a CDS encoding DUF6912 family protein, producing MSTSTIVFIPTSAERAHQLVAAPGKQVTAFTVTEELQSILDVTDPEETEHAAMVIGSVWGLTHTGRRLVLVAHVPPEQITDHEEVDNGGVTLTHLEPSQITAWFADDDDAHSREAAEAVKGMTIDDAWNDVTIQTLIGEHELSWHDVTEELPAVSTDPEGFRGLE from the coding sequence TTGTCGACATCCACCATCGTCTTCATCCCGACCAGTGCGGAGCGGGCTCATCAACTCGTTGCTGCACCGGGGAAACAGGTAACGGCTTTCACGGTTACTGAGGAGTTGCAATCCATCCTTGATGTCACCGATCCGGAGGAAACCGAGCATGCCGCCATGGTTATCGGTTCTGTGTGGGGATTGACCCACACTGGTCGACGCTTGGTACTCGTAGCTCACGTCCCGCCTGAGCAGATCACCGACCATGAGGAGGTCGACAACGGCGGAGTGACTCTGACACATCTCGAGCCTTCTCAGATCACCGCGTGGTTCGCTGATGATGACGACGCTCACTCACGGGAGGCGGCGGAGGCAGTCAAGGGCATGACTATTGATGACGCGTGGAACGACGTCACTATCCAAACCCTTATCGGTGAGCACGAGTTGTCATGGCATGACGTCACCGAGGAGCTTCCTGCGGTCAGCACCGACCCGGAGGGTTTCCGCGGTCTTGAGTGA
- the hpf gene encoding ribosome hibernation-promoting factor, HPF/YfiA family encodes MEVIVSGRHCHVSDDVRAQVEDRLSGVEKLKDRVQRAEVVFTAQGTKGPKDQAMTCEITLRAKGPVVRAVGQAEDKMVAFDMAADRLRTQLVKAADRRRSRRGLRVSQVLDVLPEESTDDAPDILTTRTIAGDVEVTGDSPIYVKEKIFQAVPLTLAQALDEMELVGHDFFLYLDQDSKRPSVVYRRKKGYNYGVIHLDLDHE; translated from the coding sequence ATGGAGGTCATCGTTTCGGGACGGCATTGCCACGTCAGTGACGACGTGCGCGCCCAAGTCGAGGACAGGCTCTCCGGGGTCGAAAAGTTGAAGGACCGGGTCCAGCGCGCCGAGGTGGTTTTCACCGCCCAAGGCACTAAGGGACCCAAAGACCAGGCCATGACGTGTGAGATCACGCTGCGCGCTAAGGGGCCGGTAGTGCGAGCCGTCGGACAGGCGGAGGACAAGATGGTTGCCTTTGACATGGCCGCCGATCGGCTTCGCACCCAGTTAGTCAAGGCTGCGGATCGTCGTCGCAGCCGCCGCGGGCTGCGTGTTTCCCAGGTCCTAGACGTTTTACCTGAGGAGAGCACTGACGATGCACCCGATATCCTCACCACAAGGACGATCGCAGGTGACGTGGAAGTCACTGGGGATAGCCCTATCTACGTTAAGGAGAAGATTTTCCAGGCTGTTCCTCTAACCCTGGCCCAGGCTCTCGACGAGATGGAACTAGTCGGTCACGATTTCTTCCTCTACCTTGATCAGGATTCCAAGCGGCCTAGCGTCGTCTACCGGCGTAAGAAGGGATACAACTACGGCGTCATCCATCTCGACCTTGACCACGAGTAA
- a CDS encoding ComF family protein, whose protein sequence is MGYHGPIPGIVTAHKDRGATWLTDQLGQWLACGLAPAVAAAPGHVDVVPVPSSRRAVRKRGADHAADMTRSALEWLKVPGATVNQLLHRTRQVADQLEVGDEQRGVNQRGSMRADSGSGDVIIVDDVRTSGATVEEACRALTRSGRQVLAIVVLADAATATRWP, encoded by the coding sequence ATGGGCTACCACGGTCCGATTCCGGGGATCGTCACCGCCCACAAGGACCGCGGTGCTACGTGGCTCACTGATCAACTCGGCCAATGGCTGGCCTGTGGACTAGCACCGGCCGTGGCGGCCGCTCCTGGGCACGTTGACGTTGTCCCAGTGCCGTCATCGAGGCGGGCAGTCAGGAAACGAGGAGCTGACCACGCTGCCGACATGACTCGTTCGGCCTTGGAATGGCTTAAGGTACCTGGCGCAACCGTGAACCAGCTGTTGCATCGAACCCGTCAGGTGGCCGATCAGCTCGAGGTCGGCGATGAGCAGCGTGGTGTCAATCAACGAGGGTCTATGAGGGCCGATTCTGGGAGCGGAGACGTCATTATTGTTGATGATGTACGCACGTCCGGAGCGACGGTGGAGGAGGCCTGCCGCGCCTTGACCCGGTCGGGACGACAGGTGCTGGCCATCGTCGTCCTGGCTGACGCCGCGACCGCGACGCGATGGCCGTGA
- a CDS encoding LpqB family beta-propeller domain-containing protein, with amino-acid sequence MTLRPSRRAVLSAAAVLLTGCSEVPSQGPVKRADGPRAAARESIDVAPHPPADGASIDLVVGGFLQAMASVRDDYRVARSYLTSDIADRWDPHAKVTIYDATNHKPASTVATAALQAPVVGQIDSRGHYHPTSSQTLNHDFGMAQESGQWRISRPPEGVLISQYTFQRSWSTIPIYFLTEAADRLVPDIIHLPSAAADPDAALRAMTAGVPEPLDAVLRTALPDGVTVTGTTSVDAVGVVTVPLSASAAQLSPSQRRLLASQVTWTLNGFAAISRIRFTAGGSLLSLPEAAEDQSVSADLYAEFIPFPATHSPTVVAVIKGQMGRVAASGHNFRIMPGALGRGATTNNSVAEVASTQFTMPMISPRSPGAIWHAVSADRRSLLTWQEGSEDIQVLATGVNLRRPQVLRDHSIMTFSDTDPTLIVVGSDGARMSTVVDLGGCRVTSFSVAPDAVRVALVLERGKTRALGIGLLSRQEGAVHLSHITDIPLSSSDVNLSIITDVAWLSQTRLCVLGRAIDAGVTTPYEIVVDGSGATSMGQLTATSMAAVVALPTEMGTEAVVLCEDGTLLLHEESFRWRQILQGVNAVAVTT; translated from the coding sequence ATGACCCTACGCCCTTCCCGGCGTGCTGTGCTGTCAGCTGCTGCTGTTTTGCTCACCGGATGCTCCGAAGTACCATCCCAGGGCCCAGTGAAGCGAGCTGATGGTCCCCGCGCCGCCGCGCGGGAAAGCATCGACGTCGCTCCCCATCCTCCTGCAGACGGCGCGTCCATCGACCTCGTGGTGGGCGGGTTCCTGCAGGCGATGGCGAGCGTGCGTGACGACTACCGGGTCGCGAGGTCTTACCTCACTAGCGACATTGCGGATCGATGGGATCCCCATGCGAAAGTCACCATCTATGACGCCACGAACCATAAGCCGGCCAGCACCGTCGCTACCGCAGCGCTTCAGGCCCCCGTGGTGGGGCAGATCGATTCCAGAGGCCACTATCATCCGACTAGTTCTCAAACTCTCAATCATGACTTCGGAATGGCGCAGGAATCGGGTCAGTGGCGTATCTCCCGGCCTCCAGAAGGGGTGCTCATTTCCCAGTACACCTTTCAACGGAGCTGGTCGACGATTCCCATCTACTTTTTGACAGAGGCGGCGGACCGCCTCGTGCCCGACATCATTCATCTTCCCAGCGCCGCCGCCGACCCAGATGCCGCTCTTCGGGCGATGACAGCCGGGGTTCCCGAGCCTCTCGACGCGGTGCTGCGAACGGCCTTGCCGGACGGGGTGACGGTCACGGGGACGACGTCGGTGGATGCCGTCGGTGTGGTCACCGTTCCGTTGAGTGCTTCGGCGGCCCAACTGTCGCCATCCCAGCGGCGTCTGTTAGCCAGCCAGGTGACATGGACCCTGAATGGTTTCGCAGCGATATCGCGCATCCGGTTTACTGCCGGTGGCTCTCTGCTTTCGCTTCCGGAGGCGGCCGAAGATCAAAGCGTGTCCGCAGATCTTTACGCCGAGTTCATCCCCTTTCCCGCTACCCACTCACCGACCGTGGTCGCCGTCATCAAGGGGCAGATGGGGCGTGTCGCGGCCTCAGGACACAACTTCCGGATCATGCCCGGAGCACTGGGGCGAGGGGCGACCACGAACAACAGTGTGGCGGAGGTCGCATCTACTCAGTTTACGATGCCAATGATCTCCCCGCGCAGCCCAGGTGCGATCTGGCATGCGGTCTCAGCAGATCGACGTTCATTGCTCACCTGGCAGGAAGGTAGCGAGGATATCCAGGTGCTGGCCACCGGCGTGAACTTACGGCGGCCTCAAGTGCTTCGCGACCACAGCATCATGACCTTTTCGGACACGGATCCGACGCTGATCGTCGTCGGATCAGATGGCGCCCGAATGTCGACCGTCGTCGATCTCGGTGGGTGCAGGGTGACGTCGTTCAGCGTGGCCCCTGATGCGGTCCGGGTCGCCCTCGTCCTTGAACGGGGGAAGACACGTGCGCTGGGGATTGGGCTGCTGTCCCGCCAGGAAGGCGCGGTCCACCTCAGTCACATAACCGACATCCCGCTGTCCTCCTCAGACGTGAATCTGTCGATCATTACCGACGTTGCATGGCTATCTCAGACTCGGTTGTGCGTGCTGGGTCGTGCCATCGATGCTGGTGTCACGACCCCTTACGAGATCGTCGTCGACGGATCTGGCGCGACGTCAATGGGTCAGCTCACCGCCACTAGCATGGCGGCCGTCGTCGCGTTGCCGACGGAAATGGGCACCGAGGCGGTCGTGCTGTGCGAGGACGGGACGTTGCTGCTCCACGAGGAGAGTTTCCGCTGGCGTCAGATCCTTCAAGGTGTTAACGCCGTTGCGGTCACTACTTGA
- the mtrB gene encoding MtrAB system histidine kinase MtrB, giving the protein MPLRTVTVTLSSSLVILIVGGFFLVRQATAGIVEAKRTSAVAETTATINRIQGQLRDTDLRTASFYERLNLLADDAASQSDQYHVLIQGPVSGLISQGVSPDSVPTDLTATVGESNGMWTAPTTVHYTDHVRPDVPGIVVGSTLWSPEASQSIPVYFIFPETQEVAAVELLRRSVISVGALMALAIAVTTYLATRHISLPIRQASITASKLAKGALDERMVVRGTDDLATLASSMNDMAAQLDLRIGELEKLSSLQQQFVSDVSHELRTPMTTMRMASEMVEANPDDPVQVRSVELMRAQMERLELLLADLLEISRFDAGAAQLSLEDCDIVDLVRSEISDVTPLADRLGVSIVLVAEAAQTAEVDPRRISRIVRNLVSNAVEHAERKTVEVTVVGNDCAVGVAVRDHGVGFEAWQAEKVFGRFWRGDPSRVRTVGGSGLGLAISRQDANLHHGWLTAWGRPNQGAYFRLVVPRQPGGVIVKSPLPASPTDADRSDDEEER; this is encoded by the coding sequence CTGCCGCTGCGCACGGTTACTGTCACTTTGTCGAGTAGCCTCGTCATTCTCATTGTTGGTGGCTTCTTCCTCGTTCGTCAGGCCACCGCGGGCATCGTTGAAGCTAAGCGCACCTCAGCCGTCGCCGAGACGACCGCGACCATCAATCGGATTCAGGGACAACTGCGCGACACCGATCTGCGTACGGCATCTTTCTATGAGCGGCTCAACCTTCTTGCCGACGACGCCGCGAGCCAGTCCGACCAATACCACGTCCTCATTCAGGGACCGGTTTCCGGCCTCATCTCCCAAGGCGTGTCCCCAGATTCGGTCCCGACGGACCTGACAGCGACGGTGGGGGAGTCCAACGGCATGTGGACTGCCCCCACGACGGTGCACTACACCGACCATGTCCGTCCAGATGTCCCCGGAATCGTCGTTGGGTCGACGCTGTGGTCGCCAGAGGCCAGCCAATCCATCCCGGTATATTTCATCTTTCCCGAGACTCAGGAGGTTGCTGCCGTCGAGCTATTGCGTCGCAGTGTCATTAGCGTCGGTGCTCTCATGGCCTTGGCTATTGCAGTTACGACCTATCTGGCGACTCGTCATATTTCCTTGCCGATTCGCCAAGCGTCCATTACTGCTTCAAAACTGGCCAAAGGCGCCCTTGACGAGCGGATGGTGGTGCGCGGGACCGACGATCTGGCGACCCTAGCATCGTCCATGAACGACATGGCTGCGCAGCTGGACCTACGCATCGGTGAGCTCGAGAAGTTGTCGAGTCTGCAACAGCAGTTCGTTTCTGACGTATCCCACGAGTTACGCACGCCGATGACGACGATGCGGATGGCCTCGGAAATGGTCGAGGCTAACCCGGACGATCCGGTGCAAGTGCGATCCGTGGAGCTCATGCGCGCCCAGATGGAGCGGCTAGAACTGCTTCTCGCCGACCTGTTGGAGATCTCGCGGTTTGACGCCGGTGCTGCCCAACTCAGCCTAGAAGACTGTGACATTGTTGACTTGGTGCGGTCCGAGATCAGCGACGTCACACCGTTGGCCGATCGTCTAGGAGTATCGATCGTGCTCGTTGCCGAGGCTGCTCAGACCGCAGAGGTAGATCCGCGTCGTATCAGCCGCATCGTCCGAAACCTGGTATCCAACGCCGTCGAGCACGCCGAGCGCAAGACCGTTGAGGTTACGGTGGTGGGCAATGACTGTGCGGTGGGAGTCGCTGTGCGTGATCACGGTGTCGGGTTTGAGGCATGGCAAGCTGAGAAGGTCTTCGGACGATTCTGGCGAGGCGACCCATCACGGGTGCGTACTGTGGGCGGCAGTGGCCTAGGGCTGGCGATCTCGCGTCAGGATGCGAACCTTCATCATGGCTGGCTGACAGCCTGGGGACGCCCGAACCAGGGGGCCTACTTCCGATTGGTGGTTCCCAGACAGCCCGGCGGAGTCATCGTCAAGTCCCCGCTCCCCGCATCTCCGACCGATGCCGACCGCTCTGACGACGAGGAAGAACGATGA
- the mtrA gene encoding MtrAB system response regulator MtrA — MDAAGDHGPILVVDDDAALAEMLQLVLIKEGFSTAGVGHGSDVMDVFREHRPALVLLDLMLPGRDGIRICQDIRRESGVPIIMLTARTDTPNVVQGLGAGADDYVCKPFRSAELIARIRARLRTPVSRREEGEVITVGDLTIDPVAHLVQLGGEEISLTPLEYSLLVTMAQYPNRVFSRETLLREVWGYTNITDTRLVNVHVQRLRSKVERNADHPQMIVTVRGIGYRINTPGEES; from the coding sequence GTGGACGCCGCCGGTGATCATGGGCCGATTCTTGTCGTTGACGACGACGCGGCCCTAGCGGAGATGCTTCAGCTTGTCCTCATCAAAGAAGGGTTCTCGACGGCAGGGGTCGGGCACGGCAGTGATGTCATGGACGTATTCCGCGAGCACCGGCCCGCCCTGGTCCTTCTCGACCTCATGCTGCCCGGGCGTGACGGTATCCGGATCTGTCAGGACATCCGACGTGAGTCAGGCGTCCCGATCATCATGCTCACTGCCCGCACTGACACCCCTAATGTCGTCCAAGGACTTGGTGCTGGAGCCGACGACTACGTCTGTAAGCCGTTCCGGTCCGCCGAGCTCATTGCTCGTATTCGTGCCCGGTTGCGCACACCCGTTTCCCGGCGTGAGGAGGGCGAGGTCATTACCGTCGGGGATTTGACCATTGATCCCGTTGCCCATCTGGTTCAACTAGGAGGCGAGGAGATCTCACTCACTCCGTTGGAATACTCCCTGCTCGTTACGATGGCCCAATACCCCAATAGGGTATTTAGCAGGGAGACCCTGTTGCGTGAGGTATGGGGATACACCAACATCACCGATACTCGGTTGGTCAACGTCCATGTGCAGAGACTGCGTTCCAAGGTGGAGCGCAACGCGGACCACCCCCAGATGATCGTCACTGTTCGTGGCATCGGTTACCGCATCAACACCCCTGGGGAGGAAAGCTGA
- a CDS encoding YqgE/AlgH family protein, with amino-acid sequence MDLVILANPLKVGDLLVASRQIDEGIFYESVVYLIDVALDGVLGVIVNQPCTAGTLHRQLPGWVHLATPPQDLFLGGPMSPNGAICLARVQRSSEEPPGWRRVQGLTGLLHLDTPTELVEGAFTDVRIFAGYAEWVPGQLEAELIRGDWIRAVAHPEDIFSSEPRGLWRAVLHRQNGPAALLATATDTPALN; translated from the coding sequence ATGGACCTCGTGATACTCGCGAACCCTCTCAAGGTCGGTGACTTGCTTGTGGCAAGTCGCCAAATTGACGAGGGTATTTTCTACGAATCCGTCGTTTATCTCATCGACGTTGCTCTTGATGGCGTCCTTGGAGTTATCGTCAACCAACCATGCACAGCGGGAACCTTGCACAGACAACTTCCTGGCTGGGTGCATTTAGCTACCCCGCCGCAGGATCTCTTCCTCGGCGGTCCGATGTCGCCAAATGGGGCCATCTGCCTGGCCCGAGTGCAACGCTCGAGTGAGGAACCTCCCGGATGGCGACGTGTCCAAGGACTAACTGGTCTGCTCCACCTCGACACCCCGACTGAACTTGTGGAAGGTGCGTTCACCGACGTCCGGATCTTCGCGGGATACGCCGAATGGGTGCCCGGCCAGCTAGAGGCCGAACTCATTCGCGGAGACTGGATCAGAGCCGTGGCTCACCCCGAAGACATCTTCTCCTCTGAGCCGCGAGGTTTATGGCGGGCGGTGCTGCATCGTCAGAACGGCCCCGCGGCGTTGCTCGCAACGGCGACCGACACCCCTGCCCTCAACTGA
- the camp1 gene encoding CAMP factor pore-forming toxin 1: protein MKVKFLAAPLIVGALMAPAAFSGATAHAAPVAPIVAVSATQPNKTLSVAEAQKELQVVNARIASLLDTQKSAKEAFAPANVLNIIGKLLETARRIKEALVNVIKGGIAFLKSIPTRVELLVTMVDTVNGAAHTLQDKAQPAHSHVFLELVHASVLLVTVSATSDQLKDEMAAVKKALAEAQKMPDLKPNDVATFYTKTKLSRVLRQIRFDRNTCVLPFKRLGTIYFMSRALLKATGVLMEPLVRVSEVDQAITDVKAAYQDALKAPNRLLTPAVPSVCLPAPAAS from the coding sequence ATGAAGGTTAAGTTCTTAGCAGCGCCGCTGATTGTTGGTGCCTTGATGGCGCCGGCAGCTTTCTCTGGAGCGACAGCTCATGCTGCCCCGGTTGCCCCCATAGTTGCGGTGAGCGCCACTCAGCCCAATAAGACCCTTTCTGTTGCGGAAGCGCAGAAGGAGCTGCAGGTTGTCAATGCCCGTATTGCCTCGCTTCTGGATACCCAGAAGAGCGCAAAGGAAGCCTTCGCGCCCGCGAACGTCCTCAATATCATTGGCAAGCTCCTGGAGACGGCCAGACGGATCAAGGAAGCACTCGTCAACGTGATCAAGGGTGGGATTGCTTTCCTTAAGTCGATCCCCACTCGTGTCGAGTTGCTGGTAACGATGGTCGATACCGTCAACGGCGCAGCCCACACCTTGCAGGACAAGGCCCAGCCAGCCCACTCCCACGTGTTCCTTGAGTTGGTCCACGCCAGTGTGCTACTGGTGACCGTGAGCGCCACTAGCGATCAGCTGAAGGACGAAATGGCGGCTGTGAAGAAGGCTCTTGCGGAGGCTCAGAAGATGCCTGACCTCAAACCCAACGATGTGGCCACCTTCTACACCAAGACCAAGCTGTCCCGTGTGCTTCGCCAGATTCGTTTCGATCGCAACACCTGCGTGCTGCCCTTTAAGCGCTTGGGCACCATTTACTTCATGAGCCGTGCCCTGCTCAAGGCTACTGGTGTGCTGATGGAACCGCTGGTGCGTGTTTCCGAGGTCGATCAGGCCATCACGGACGTCAAGGCTGCCTACCAGGATGCCCTCAAGGCTCCCAACAGGTTGCTGACTCCGGCAGTGCCGTCCGTCTGCCTGCCTGCTCCGGCCGCCTCCTGA
- a CDS encoding ribbon-helix-helix protein, CopG family, translated as MWRRRAVVHRADELVEAATEARGAGRPSLSSPGVRSPSVTVRLPQGLNAKLDHEAARTGKRRSEIVREALEAALA; from the coding sequence GTGTGGAGACGAAGGGCGGTCGTACATCGGGCCGACGAACTCGTTGAGGCGGCCACTGAGGCCCGCGGTGCGGGTAGGCCATCGCTGAGTTCCCCCGGCGTGCGTTCGCCGTCGGTGACCGTGCGGCTTCCCCAAGGACTCAACGCCAAGCTCGACCATGAAGCTGCGCGCACTGGGAAGCGACGCTCCGAGATTGTGCGTGAAGCGCTCGAAGCTGCGCTCGCATGA
- a CDS encoding ClbS/DfsB family four-helix bundle protein — protein MPRPTTKSELLAAASASFKKLTTLWDGFTPEQAHAPFPAALLTGGTEAHWQRDKCLRDVVIHLHEWHNLVTVWVSANQAGTLS, from the coding sequence ATGCCCAGACCGACGACGAAGAGCGAACTGCTGGCCGCAGCGAGTGCCTCCTTCAAGAAGCTCACGACGCTGTGGGACGGATTCACTCCCGAGCAAGCCCACGCGCCATTCCCGGCAGCGCTGTTGACAGGCGGTACTGAGGCACATTGGCAGCGCGACAAGTGCCTACGTGACGTCGTGATCCACCTGCATGAATGGCACAATCTCGTCACCGTATGGGTCAGTGCCAATCAGGCTGGCACCCTCTCCTGA
- a CDS encoding ClbS/DfsB family four-helix bundle protein, producing MNGTISSPYGSVPIRLAPSPEPYTWRNYAALNEQFVRQHQNTTYEAARDLLAASHQHVLGIIKGFSNDELFTKKHFGWTGTTSLGSYFVSATSSHYEWAAKKTRTYARILAR from the coding sequence ATGAATGGCACAATCTCGTCACCGTATGGGTCAGTGCCAATCAGGCTGGCACCCTCTCCTGAACCGTACACATGGCGTAACTACGCCGCGCTCAACGAACAGTTCGTCCGCCAACATCAGAATACGACCTACGAAGCAGCTCGCGATCTCTTGGCGGCATCACACCAGCACGTACTCGGTATTATTAAAGGTTTCAGTAACGACGAGCTGTTCACCAAGAAGCACTTCGGGTGGACGGGGACGACCAGCTTGGGTTCCTACTTTGTGTCGGCGACCAGTTCCCACTACGAGTGGGCGGCCAAGAAAACCCGCACCTACGCGAGGATCCTCGCACGCTAA